A DNA window from Ignavibacteriales bacterium contains the following coding sequences:
- a CDS encoding zf-HC2 domain-containing protein — protein sequence MNECRKIEPLIYLYRKGELSADENQKVIEHTKNCSQCRDIIEQLHSIDVALSPVRETTPDMSDDISLVNEMINRIVKTNGRNAVSKRKSLNLDVIFGWLKPALSIMVLSATLLFVTQQSRDARKISDLETHLRTTKRNTGSDISYTNSDARNILGIVTPKVKEGFSSSLNNAGISLDPMRMIGSELLELFKKQNGLFDYLSSRYPNLSEVNIEDGINDRERKILATEGKALMKDLEQLTQEGDK from the coding sequence ATGAATGAATGCAGAAAAATAGAACCTCTGATTTATCTTTATCGAAAAGGTGAGTTATCGGCTGATGAAAATCAGAAGGTGATTGAACATACCAAGAACTGTTCTCAATGCAGGGATATTATAGAGCAACTGCATTCGATTGATGTTGCTCTTTCTCCGGTTCGGGAAACTACTCCGGATATGTCGGATGATATTTCTCTTGTCAACGAGATGATCAATCGGATTGTGAAAACAAATGGCAGGAATGCAGTGAGCAAAAGGAAATCTCTGAATTTAGATGTAATATTCGGGTGGCTGAAACCGGCATTGAGCATCATGGTTTTGTCTGCAACTTTGTTGTTTGTAACACAACAATCGCGGGATGCACGAAAAATTTCCGATCTGGAAACGCATTTGCGCACAACGAAAAGAAACACCGGATCGGATATTTCTTATACTAACTCCGATGCGAGGAACATTCTCGGCATAGTAACACCGAAAGTTAAAGAAGGTTTTTCATCCTCATTAAATAACGCTGGGATTAGCTTGGATCCTATGCGAATGATTGGTTCGGAACTTTTGGAATTATTCAAAAAGCAAAACGGACTTTTTGATTATCTATCATCCCGGTATCCGAACCTATCGGAGGTTAACATCGAAGATGGAATCAATGACCGCGAGCGAAAGATTTTAGCTACAGAAGGCAAAGCACTCATGAAAGATCTTGAACAATTAACGCAAGAAGGAGATAAATAA
- a CDS encoding RNA polymerase sigma factor produces MRNSQKSELQKPDLPELVRKSLDGDIAAFASLMDSQKQYAYAVAFRLLHDEENSKDVVQEAFIRVWNNLGKYRKEIKFTTWIYKIVVNLCYDKIKMNSRQKNIFGYTGSLFGNNDVADSRDFHSEAEKSDLCDHVISESRNLPPKEYLVFHLRDILDFSIEEIAEMAGMSIGSVKTNLCYARRRIRIAVNRLQGSEQL; encoded by the coding sequence ATGAGGAATTCACAGAAATCGGAACTGCAGAAACCTGATTTGCCGGAACTTGTCCGGAAAAGCTTGGACGGAGATATCGCGGCATTCGCATCGCTCATGGACTCGCAGAAACAATATGCATACGCGGTCGCGTTCCGGTTATTGCATGACGAAGAGAACTCAAAAGATGTCGTACAGGAAGCATTTATACGTGTCTGGAACAATCTTGGAAAATATCGCAAGGAAATTAAATTCACCACATGGATCTATAAGATCGTTGTCAATTTATGCTATGACAAAATAAAAATGAATTCACGGCAGAAAAATATTTTTGGTTACACGGGAAGTTTATTCGGGAATAACGATGTTGCCGACAGCCGGGATTTCCATTCTGAAGCCGAGAAATCTGATCTTTGCGATCATGTCATTTCCGAATCAAGAAATCTGCCTCCGAAAGAATATCTTGTTTTTCATCTTCGCGATATTCTGGATTTTTCAATTGAGGAAATAGCGGAAATGGCTGGTATGTCAATCGGTTCAGTAAAAACAAATCTCTGCTATGCACGGCGGAGAATTCGCATCGCTGTAAATCGATTGCAAGGAAGTGAGCAATTATGA